In Cicer arietinum cultivar CDC Frontier isolate Library 1 chromosome 7, Cicar.CDCFrontier_v2.0, whole genome shotgun sequence, the genomic window taaaaaaaatgtttctgcAATTGAAATtcgtcatttaaaattattattctgtTAATTTTTTCCATTAAAGACTATAAACAGATACATTAAATGAAGATGTGATTTTCGAAGCTTACGATGCAAAATTATTTAGCATGTTTAGATTTCGAAGGTGGTAACCATAGAgttgatataaaatatatgaatttaacATCATACATAAGTCTATGATGATGTAATGTTAAAGTGAAAAGTTCATATGTTCATTTAACATGTGACGTTGTAACCTCTAATTATAAAAGCGAATTGGGAGACTACCTTTTTTATGTGGTCAATAATTATAGGTCAAATAATGATGTAGTGGACAACTTCCAAATTTGTCTCTTGGGCCCAGCATCAAGGCCCACTtgtttttttgtctttacttGGTGGAAAGAGTTGACCCAAATGCAAGGAAACAATATAAGATATGATCTTCAGTATACACatatgatgtattttttatttaaaaaaaaatgatgtgctTTTTTCTGGAAAACAAAGCAACTTTCTCTTCACATTTATTATTTTcctgagaaaaataaatatttgggAGTGCTGATAAATTAGAAACAGTTAGAAATCAAGCACAGCTTCTCTTTCACAAACATGCCATAACACTAAGGTGTTAATATCTGATTGCATTATCACCATCCTTATATGTTGGTaatatgtgtgtgtgtatattaTATTCGTACACTTcagcattttttttaattactatattatatttgccctttttctataatattattacaaaacttattatttgtgttcattttaaattgttaatttgtttattaCCTAACTAACATTGATTGTAATAGTGTATATTGATCAATCAAATTAGTGTGTTTTGAGTGTGAAGCTGTCCGAGTCCTTTAGACATGTGTCATCGATTTATGAGATacgtattttaaaatttaatgtttgaAATAGTTAACTCTTCTCCTCTTAACTAGATTTATCTTTATGAACAAAAACTACAGATCAAATCTCTAATCGATTGATGTTTAAATCTCTTAACACTCAAACCAACCATATATTAGTGTTCAAATTAATTATACTGACAAAAAAACTGCTTTCTTGTCTAGAGTGTTTACTCTTAAGTCAAGTCTTATCTTGATGGGAGAGAAAAAATCTCCACCTCACTTTTCACCAATCTTATCATCTTGGTAATCAAATGCTAAACCAACACCAAAAAGGGACGgcttaaataaaaagaaagagaagtaaTGAAATCCtaattttgttgtttcttttacTTCTTTTTAACTCATATTATAGGTATAATTAAAGCAAGCCTCTAGAGGAAACCAAAGCATCCAAAAAGCAACTCTCAAATTTGACTTCACTTTAATCTCCCTACTCATTGCTAAAAAAAACATCACTTTTTGTCTCACAAACAAAACATCATAGTGGCATCAAGGGTCCACCTTCATAAActgtttgaatttgaaatcaTATGGTCTAATTGGTGTTTTTGCTAATTATTACtcttcttttcatttttcaaatagCCTCTTCCAAATATGGTTTCCAAGAACATCATAAGAGCAAAAATATGCTTGATTTTGATAATCTTCACAGGAAGTTATTACAAGTTAAGGGTACATATTACATTACAGGCCAGAAATTGGATTTTGTATAAAAAGAATATACTTTCCATACACACACACTCAAGAACAATTCTCATTCAAAGGATATAGCTTAACTAAATGTATATGGCTTAATTTACAAGTATAACCAATAAAAGAGTAAAATCGtagtatgaaaaaaaaaaagttcaaagaATGAACTCATTGAAAATTTGGAAGTTATCTAAACTCACATTTAgtattttgtaaattaatgtTTGCTTTCACAGTGAAATGCTTCGTTACCACACATTCAGCCAAATCTACAATTCAGAACTTCTTAAAAATCCCGGCCAATACTCATTCGGATGCGAGATTAACTTTCCTACCGCAGAACCAAACAGGCGCTAAGTTGCTTCCTTGAGTTCTCTATTCATCCATGGCAAAGTTGAATTGACATTAGAATTAACCAAATGTGATTGTGATGATGAACTTGATACCTTATCCTTCCTAGACCATAACCATATCTTAGAAATAGAAAAGCTTTCACCTTTCCTAGCAATATTGATTCTTTTCCCTTCAACATCACCACCATCAATAGAAGAATTCTCATTTGGAACAAACCCTCCTTTCAATTGTTGTCTCATACTAACACTTGTGCCTACTTCCTCACCTCTATTAGGACACAAAGCCACAACCAAATCAGAATCATCAACAACATATTTGTATGACCCCATTGAATAGCATCTTCTAACATCAACAACACTTGTACAAGTtgtactattactattactactCTCTCCTTCAGCATTATTTGAGCTTCTAAACTTTCCAAGCCTAACAGAAAAAACCCTTTTACCactcattatatgattttctgCATGCTTATTAACAGAACCAGCATCACCAACAACACTACAAGAAACACCAGTTTCTTCCCTTAAACTCTCAAAGTCATAAAAAACAGGATTTTCAAAGGCAAATCCATGTTCATAAAGACTTCCTCTACAAAGAGGACAAGTTGAATTAGAAAGTAGCCATGTGTCTATACAATCAACATGAAAAGCATGGTTACAAAGTGGCAACAATCTCAACATGTCTTGTTCTGTGAATTGGCAAAGACAAACAGCACAATCAAATGGCTCTTTCAAACCTATTATCTCTTTGTAAAGGAAAAGTGGTAGAGCATCAATGAAAGCTTGATCTAAGCCTGAATCATGGAGATTGAAGAGTTGTTGTAACTGTCTTTGGTAAGGATCAGATTCAGATATTTGAGGGTAGTTATTGGATTGAGAAACTGTTGAAGATGACCTTTTTcttatgataaatctaacaagTAATTGAAGGATACCAGTGATGAAAAACACAATAGCTAAAATAACTATGATGAAAACAATTGCAGGGGTCATTTTCTGTTGCAAAATGAAGAAATTGGAGCTAAAGCTAATTGCTTTTTGCAATtagaagaacaacaacaacaagaatcAGAAAATGGGTCATCACTACTATAGCAAATTTGAGTGTCAACAATCCAATACATTTGTTTCAATGATGGTGTCTTGCTTTGAACAAAGAGGTTAACTTTACAATCTTTTGGAATAAACCCAAATCATGCATTgtgaaaaacaattaaaaacaaatcTTAATCAAATTTGTGTAGCTCATTCAAGACAAGTACAGTGTAACAGTAATAACAACTTACGAGGAAGAAAACATGGGTGAGAGAAAATTTAAGGTTGTAGTTGATTAACCTTAATTGTTGGAATGATTGTGAGGTATCTGTTGAGTTGTTTCAGTGTTACAGCCTTTTTACAGGTAACAAGAGGAACGGAAAACGGAGTCACACTCAATTCCAAAATCCAAAATCCAATGTctttgtttttggttttggaTCTCTTTATCTCATACCATACCATAGTAGCTTCTTTTGTTTGAAACAATAGATTGTGGGCTTTTTCTCTCAACAACAATCGACTATGGGCTTTTCCTATTATTTTCTTAAAGCCCAATTTAAAGTTGATAGACTTAATAGAAAAAGTTCTTGAGTTCTATTTTTGACACCCCATTTTTGGTACTATGTCTAGACTTTTTGAAAGTGTATTTTTTGActgaaaaacttaatttttcaaTGATTCTCAACAATATAAGAATATAATGAAAAACTTAAGAAGGACCTGGTTGATCAGACTAGTTTCAATGATTCTCAACAATATAATCACTTATATGAAAGTTCATAGAAAATGAGCGGATGGCCATTGCATGATCACATAATTTATCAACTTTAGAGACTTTTAATTCATGGTgacttttaattcattattgtTCAATTTATTAACATTGGAgacttatatatatatgctaTTTGCAGCTATGGTTGGTGATGTTAATATTTTCATGAATGACACGGATAATCCTCAATTGGCAGAGATTGAAATTATGATAGCTGAACAAATGAGGTACACACTTTGAAATTCATGTTGTGAACTAGTTGATTacttatttatgtatttgaaatcATCATAATTGGTTGAGGATGCAGCTGTTAGGAAATTTAGGAATGGAGGGTGACTTAGAAATCAAGATCATATCCAATTGAAACAAGTTGATATTGTTTAGTAGCATTACCTATTGATCAATATTTTAATAGATATCCCAGATTAAAGTTAGAGGTGCCAAAAATAGGAAAATATAGATGAAAATTACTTGAATATAAGCTGCTCATGTGAACCAGTGAACCTTCTGTCTGTAAGCTTGTGTTTGTTCTCAATTGATAGTAAGTTTTCCTCTCATATTCTTGATTATGTCTACTTTTTAACTGAAGTATTTAGGGGTTGCCattgtaattttaaatgacaCATGTATTCAATCATTTGCACTGACATGAACAAAGTATATAAAGCATTCCAAATCACGGACAatactttttgaaattttgcaCTGTTTGTTAGTTCCGCAGTGTACCATTTATGCTCTAATTTGAAAATCACCTGATTACGCAAGTGCTAAATATAAAAGCCTTTCGTCTGCATTTAACATCCTTAGATATAAAAGCCTTTCGTCTGCATTCCAAACCAAACTAGTTAGCATTGTTCACTGGATTTATTCAGTTTCTTACACACCCTAGTAGATCAAGGTATAACTTAAATTTTGCcggataaaaaaaatcaaaatgttcttTGGCCCTTCCAAAACATGTTACAAAACAGAAAGAAGAGatactaaataaaataagttatactggaaaacaacaaaagaaaactaGCCTTATAAATCAGCTAGCACCTATATAACAAAATGAAATGGCATATAGCTGAAACCCTTTGAGAACGTAGATTCCTTTCAACTCCTTTGATTCTGAGCTTCATCGATTTTCTTTTTCCGGTGTTTGATAAGATCATTTTTAGCTTGCTTGCGCTCATTCGATATCTGAGTGACACatttcaacaacaaaagttatgaacatcaaaacaaatttaaaaaaggcAACATTATTGTAACTACAAGACAACCTGCCACTTTCCCACCGGTTAAATAGGAATATggattaaataaatagtaatggTCAAATGGCAAGTTCAGATAGATAATTTGAAAAGTAAAAGAAGTACACAAACAATAGAACTAATATGGATAAGAAATTCAAATCTGTATAAAGAGGATACAAATAGGTGTACCTGCATGGCTTCTAATAGCTTCCTCTTTTTACGAGACATCATAAGTTTAGTCAAATCATCAACATTTTCTTGACCATTGTTCGTTGATTCAGCTGTCTGAATCACTCCAGTAGATGTTTCTTTTTCAGCAGTAGAACCTGCTGAAGTATATGTAGCACCCTGAAGTTCTTTCTTCAAATCCTCATGGTATTGCTTCTCTAGAATCATCATCTGCAAGACAACAATTGAAATGGAATTACTTACATATTATTATCAACAAAGTAAAACATAGAATGATAGCCTCCAATCAATATGCAATGTTCGTGTGTCAGTATGCATACCTTCTGCTTTCTCTTAGCCGCTTCGTTAGCCTCTGCTCGATCAATGATACCGTCAGCCAGAAGATTTTGAGGATCTTCGAGATCTTTTTCAACACCTGGAAGTGGAAGGACTTCCTTTCTGGCAGCAGCTTGCAAGTGTTTAATGGTCTTTGCATACTCCGGAACATATGCCCCTTCTTCGTCATAGTTAACGAACGGGGACAAGTGCGGTGGAGGAATTCTGTTAATAAAAGAAGCATTTTCACAAGAAAAATTTCGTTAAAGTCGGATATAATAGGCTTTTTCTTTAATATAGACACTTTTCtttgaatataataaaaatgtacTCTCGCGGaaatacaaacaaatatatGTAAGATTTTTTCTGATCTTGACTCTCAAGTTAATGAATGATTGATGGTGACTTGGAATTGGCAACGACAACTAAGGGCCTGTTTAGTTTGGGAAAGCCTTTCCTATTttcatttcttaaaatattattatacatgtGGATTTTTTTCgagatttaaaatattatatttttaattagcaAAATATTAtccatttttcaaaaaattaagatatCATGATCCCTTGTAGAACAAATTATTTTCCTCAGACCAAAATTAGCACATGCCGACCAAATaatcacaaataaaatgaaCCTAAAAAATAGTCACAGATAATACAACATCAATTACCAAAGAACAGAGGCACACGTACTAATTTAGGTGAGAAGCAATATATTAACAATGTCTACATTGTAAAATAAAGGAATTGTAAACCACCACAATCAACGCTAAATGGGGTTATAAACTGTACAACAGAGGTGAGAAGTCAGTATACTATAACGCAGATGAATTAGAAGTTACCTTCCAACCATATAACTTTCTGTTGGCAAAATTATGCGTGCATTCACACAATCAAATACCCACTGTGGTTGAACATATTCTCTTGAGAGGAACCTATGTCCTTGTGATTCCCGATCAACGATCTAAAGAAATGAAAGAATTAGCTAAGTGAACCTAAAACAAAGTTCAAAAAAGTTATGTCACCTAAATCACAAACCTGGTGAGTAATGCTCTGGTCTGATTCCCCAAAAGGAGCCCCCTCTCCCTCCCATGAAACTTTACCACCAAAAGCAGGAATAACAAGAAGCAATGATTCCCTTGGTACCTGAACAATTAAACCACAACAGATGCAAGCAAT contains:
- the LOC101496698 gene encoding RING-H2 finger protein ATL46-like; this translates as MTPAIVFIIVILAIVFFITGILQLLVRFIIRKRSSSTVSQSNNYPQISESDPYQRQLQQLFNLHDSGLDQAFIDALPLFLYKEIIGLKEPFDCAVCLCQFTEQDMLRLLPLCNHAFHVDCIDTWLLSNSTCPLCRGSLYEHGFAFENPVFYDFESLREETGVSCSVVGDAGSVNKHAENHIMSGKRVFSVRLGKFRSSNNAEGESSNSNSTTCTSVVDVRRCYSMGSYKYVVDDSDLVVALCPNRGEEVGTSVSMRQQLKGGFVPNENSSIDGGDVEGKRINIARKGESFSISKIWLWSRKDKVSSSSSQSHLVNSNVNSTLPWMNRELKEAT